One part of the Parabacteroides distasonis ATCC 8503 genome encodes these proteins:
- a CDS encoding DUF6769 family protein, with amino-acid sequence MREKMKQRIVQYVVLMAGILALLSVVIPHHHHRDGMPCYQSLTAEQAHGDKSTDTHDCGCDGHNLAYFSTHISHFMDGDVDIHLMPLLVLFDYIYPPEPAFCGQLLDHENAPYIESLHDAWIVSASGLRAPPMS; translated from the coding sequence ATGCGTGAGAAAATGAAACAGAGGATTGTACAATACGTGGTGCTGATGGCCGGCATCTTGGCGTTGCTTTCTGTGGTTATCCCTCACCATCATCACCGGGACGGGATGCCTTGTTATCAATCCTTGACCGCAGAGCAAGCGCATGGCGATAAAAGCACAGATACGCATGATTGCGGTTGCGACGGGCATAACTTGGCCTATTTCAGTACGCATATTTCTCATTTTATGGATGGAGATGTGGATATACATCTGATGCCGTTACTCGTTTTATTTGATTACATTTATCCACCTGAACCGGCGTTTTGCGGACAGCTCCTTGATCACGAGAACGCCCCCTACATTGAGTCGCTGCACGACGCTTGGATAGTGAGTGCCTCGGGACTTCGTGCCCCTCCTATGTCTTGA
- a CDS encoding sulfide-dependent adenosine diphosphate thiazole synthase yields MEQIVSSGIIDSYFEKLKSNLSVDVAIVGGGPSGIVAAYFLAKAGKKVALFDRKLAPGGGMWGGAMMFNDIVVQEEAMPIIKELGVSYKEGANGTYIMDSVHTTSALIYQATKAGATIFNCYSVEDVVFHNDAVAGVVVNWAPVIREGMHVDPLTIMAKAVLEGTGHDCEIARVVARKNDIQLNTPTGGVIGERSLNVELGEQTTVENTKEIYPGLFVSGMAANGVSGSFRMGPIFGGMLMSGKKAAELICEKLGN; encoded by the coding sequence ATGGAACAGATTGTTTCAAGTGGAATCATTGACTCTTACTTCGAGAAGTTGAAGAGCAACTTGTCTGTGGATGTAGCGATCGTGGGAGGGGGACCTTCCGGTATCGTGGCCGCTTATTTCTTGGCGAAAGCCGGTAAGAAGGTGGCGTTGTTTGATCGTAAGCTGGCTCCCGGTGGAGGTATGTGGGGCGGCGCTATGATGTTCAACGATATCGTGGTGCAGGAAGAGGCTATGCCGATTATCAAGGAATTGGGCGTAAGTTATAAGGAGGGTGCTAACGGCACGTATATCATGGATTCGGTACATACCACTTCCGCTTTGATTTATCAGGCGACGAAGGCGGGCGCTACGATCTTTAACTGCTATTCGGTAGAGGACGTGGTGTTTCATAACGATGCCGTAGCCGGTGTGGTAGTGAACTGGGCTCCGGTAATCCGTGAGGGGATGCACGTGGATCCGTTGACGATCATGGCAAAGGCTGTCTTGGAAGGTACGGGGCATGATTGCGAGATCGCCCGTGTGGTAGCCCGTAAGAATGATATCCAATTGAATACACCGACCGGAGGCGTGATCGGCGAGCGTTCCTTGAATGTGGAGCTGGGTGAGCAGACGACGGTGGAGAACACGAAGGAGATCTACCCGGGATTATTCGTTTCCGGTATGGCCGCTAACGGCGTAAGCGGTAGCTTCCGTATGGGACCGATCTTTGGCGGCATGCTGATGAGCGGCAAGAAGGCGGCTGAGTTGATCTGCGAAAAGCTTGGGAATTGA
- a CDS encoding IbrB-like domain-containing protein: MGNFVSPAYGVRAVPIEKIVANSYNPNIMAPPEMRLLELSIWEDGYTMPCVCYYLEEDDLYEIVDGYHRYLVMKQSQRIYDREKGMLPVTVIEKDISNRMASTIRHNRARGMHNLELMTEIVTELVKSGMSDKWIMRNIGMDKNELLRFKQISGLAELFRDKEFGWSDDWSEED; this comes from the coding sequence ATGGGAAACTTTGTTAGTCCGGCATATGGTGTTAGGGCTGTCCCTATAGAAAAAATTGTAGCCAACAGCTATAACCCTAATATCATGGCACCACCGGAAATGCGATTATTGGAACTTTCCATTTGGGAGGATGGCTATACGATGCCTTGCGTCTGTTATTATCTTGAAGAGGATGATTTATATGAGATAGTAGATGGTTATCATCGTTATCTGGTTATGAAGCAATCTCAAAGGATTTATGATCGTGAGAAAGGAATGTTGCCTGTAACGGTGATTGAGAAAGATATTTCAAACCGAATGGCTTCAACCATTCGCCATAACAGGGCTCGAGGGATGCACAACTTGGAACTTATGACGGAGATTGTTACGGAGTTGGTCAAATCTGGGATGTCTGATAAGTGGATCATGCGTAATATTGGAATGGATAAAAATGAGTTACTTCGGTTCAAGCAGATTTCGGGATTAGCTGAATTATTCCGGGATAAAGAATTCGGTTGGTCTGATGACTGGTCGGAAGAAGATTAA
- a CDS encoding DUF3440 domain-containing protein, whose translation MMRRMDVYEATEKRLKIIFDYFDYVYVSFSGGKDSGVLLNLCVDYIRRYAPGRKLGVFHMDYEVQYSQTIEYVEKVYAANSDILDIYHCCVPFKVQTCTSMFQQYWRPWSEEYRDIWVREMPHSCLRAKDFDFFKEDMWDYDFQNMFPFWLYQRKMGRRICCLVGIRTQESFNRWRAIHSDKNYRKLANYKWTRRMNYSIYNAYPIYDWKTQDIWIANGKFGWTYNHLYDLYYQAGVPLSRQRVASPFISQAISTLFIYKVVDPDMWGRMVGRVNGVGFAGIYGNTSAMGWRAIKCPAGFSWEKYMYFLLNTLPEETRENYLNKLRVSRKFWREKGGCLSEETIAKLRAANIPIIVEECTAYHTDKKPVRMEYIDDINIPEFKEIPTYKRMCVCILKNDHTCKYMGFSQTKRERDMRKEVMDKYNFYKHGKLC comes from the coding sequence ATGATGCGAAGAATGGATGTGTACGAGGCGACAGAGAAAAGATTGAAGATCATTTTTGATTATTTCGATTACGTATACGTCTCTTTTTCCGGCGGAAAGGATAGTGGTGTACTGTTGAATTTGTGTGTAGATTATATTCGTAGATACGCTCCGGGACGAAAATTAGGTGTATTTCATATGGATTATGAGGTTCAATACAGCCAGACGATCGAATATGTGGAAAAGGTTTATGCCGCTAATTCCGATATCCTTGATATTTATCATTGTTGTGTTCCTTTTAAAGTCCAGACATGTACATCTATGTTTCAACAATATTGGAGACCTTGGAGCGAGGAGTACCGGGATATCTGGGTTCGAGAGATGCCCCATTCATGTCTCCGGGCGAAAGACTTTGACTTTTTCAAGGAGGACATGTGGGATTATGATTTTCAGAATATGTTCCCTTTTTGGTTGTATCAACGGAAAATGGGCCGGCGTATATGTTGCCTTGTTGGTATCCGTACCCAAGAGAGTTTTAATAGGTGGCGGGCCATACATAGTGATAAGAATTACAGAAAACTAGCTAATTATAAATGGACTCGCAGAATGAATTATTCTATATATAACGCATATCCTATTTATGATTGGAAAACTCAGGATATCTGGATAGCGAACGGAAAGTTCGGTTGGACATATAATCATTTGTATGATTTGTATTATCAAGCAGGGGTGCCTTTGTCCCGGCAACGTGTGGCGAGCCCATTCATATCCCAAGCGATATCCACACTGTTCATTTACAAAGTTGTCGATCCCGACATGTGGGGGAGGATGGTTGGACGTGTAAACGGTGTTGGCTTTGCCGGTATATATGGGAATACCTCCGCTATGGGATGGAGGGCTATCAAGTGCCCAGCCGGGTTCTCTTGGGAGAAATATATGTATTTTCTCCTAAATACTTTACCCGAAGAAACTCGTGAGAACTATTTGAATAAGTTAAGAGTCAGCCGTAAATTCTGGAGAGAAAAAGGAGGATGCCTCAGTGAGGAGACTATCGCTAAGTTACGGGCGGCTAATATTCCTATCATTGTGGAAGAATGTACCGCTTACCATACGGATAAGAAACCGGTACGGATGGAGTATATCGATGATATCAATATACCTGAGTTTAAAGAAATCCCTACTTACAAACGTATGTGTGTTTGTATTTTGAAAAACGATCATACATGTAAGTATATGGGTTTTTCCCAGACAAAACGAGAAAGGGATATGAGAAAAGAAGTAATGGACAAATATAATTTTTATAAGCATGGGAAACTTTGTTAG
- a CDS encoding glycoside hydrolase family 3 C-terminal domain-containing protein, giving the protein MTSPNSGTGYDKSDCEKGGNGYMPISLQYNDYTATYARNPSLAGGDPFENFTNRSYKGKSVKTANKQDMLSVLETKAKMKGKPVIVSLEMDKPTIMSEFEGSADAILVNFGVQNQAVLDIISGKAEPSALLPLQMPADMRIVEEQFEDVPRDMKCYTDSEGHLYDFAFCMNWKGVIDYERVTKYK; this is encoded by the coding sequence ATGACGAGCCCGAACAGTGGTACGGGGTATGATAAATCCGATTGTGAGAAAGGTGGAAACGGTTATATGCCTATCAGTTTACAGTATAATGATTATACCGCTACCTATGCCCGTAACCCAAGTTTGGCGGGGGGAGATCCGTTTGAGAATTTCACGAACCGTTCTTATAAAGGTAAGTCCGTGAAAACAGCTAATAAGCAGGATATGCTTTCTGTTTTGGAGACAAAGGCTAAAATGAAAGGTAAGCCTGTAATCGTATCTTTGGAGATGGATAAGCCTACGATTATGTCCGAGTTCGAGGGTTCGGCGGATGCCATTCTGGTGAACTTCGGTGTACAAAACCAAGCGGTCTTGGATATCATCAGTGGAAAAGCCGAGCCTTCCGCTTTGTTGCCTTTGCAGATGCCGGCAGATATGCGTATCGTGGAGGAGCAATTCGAAGATGTTCCCCGGGATATGAAATGCTATACGGATAGCGAGGGCCATCTGTATGATTTCGCTTTTTGTATGAATTGGAAAGGCGTTATCGATTATGAGCGAGTGACTAAATATAAATAG
- a CDS encoding AAA family ATPase, whose amino-acid sequence MDNKIILTIGRQFGSGGREIGQRLAKELGIGYYDKELITVAARESGLCEDVFEKADERASSGLSYAFTMGYSSFMGGMFTPYNDILSNDGLFKIQSDAIRKLAETESCVLVGRCADYILRDNPACLSFFIHSSVESRVQKTVERHGVTVEEAKNMMEKTDKSRAAYYNYYTNKTWGMASSYNFSIDVSVLGIDETVEFMKSFIERRLNKRPPHFG is encoded by the coding sequence ATGGATAATAAAATCATATTGACGATAGGCCGCCAGTTCGGAAGCGGTGGCCGCGAGATCGGACAACGTTTGGCGAAGGAGTTGGGTATCGGTTACTATGATAAGGAACTGATTACCGTGGCGGCCCGTGAGAGTGGATTATGCGAGGATGTTTTCGAGAAGGCAGACGAACGTGCCTCCAGTGGTTTATCGTACGCTTTTACGATGGGGTATTCTTCTTTTATGGGAGGGATGTTTACGCCTTATAATGATATTTTGTCTAATGACGGTCTTTTTAAGATACAGAGTGACGCTATCCGTAAATTGGCGGAGACTGAGTCGTGTGTTTTGGTAGGGCGTTGCGCTGATTATATCCTCCGGGATAATCCGGCTTGTTTGAGCTTCTTTATCCATAGTTCAGTGGAGAGCCGGGTCCAAAAGACCGTGGAAAGGCATGGTGTGACGGTGGAAGAGGCGAAGAACATGATGGAGAAGACTGATAAATCCCGTGCGGCTTACTATAATTATTATACGAATAAGACATGGGGAATGGCCTCTTCTTATAATTTCTCGATCGATGTATCCGTATTAGGGATCGACGAGACCGTGGAATTTATGAAAAGCTTTATCGAGCGCAGATTGAATAAGCGTCCGCCTCATTTCGGATAA
- a CDS encoding hybrid sensor histidine kinase/response regulator produces the protein MNNIHSNTTFLNEAIDKKTDVEDEKTDLILANMIDLRKTMSDVLSLLLGAKKNSVIDQALFRILQFFDVDRVYIGTFDEQTHTVDFTNEVTCDGIISMREDLLRQLPQDEIPWWYDSIKKGMDIVIHDVSKMPEEAKSEQHLLILQEVSSLLVIPIFKQGKPSGFIGFDSVKKKRNWSALDIENLHMLADILSIAIERGEVQGLVEHTAMQVMKSETKFKIIFDKMPWGAELYDENGVLVDINQADLDIFGVTREQAVGLNMFENPNIPKYVNQSLKNGKDIFFPLNYDFKVASQNGYYDSHHDSKTKHLLVKGVTLKDSLDNIFGYIYIVFDDTENHIKREQIENSLARLKVSVDTGDSILWEYDVENDKLTVDFGLNEDINNNEGLKAIHDYNFKNQEDYKSSIHPDDFDRVYNKQFKPLLQGKINNFVAAYRRILNGKTFWFNSNVRSYKFNDDGTPNRIVSYTSNITQQREKEIELIKVKEADKLKSAFLANMSHEIRTPLNAIVGFSNIIAEIDDEVERQSYLDIIHKNNDLLLQLIDDILDFSKIEAGTMDYHFEEVDIKDICGEIALADSIKMPSDVVLIFDLGSPSVIVKTDERRVMQVISNFVNNAIKFTTKGSITIYYEIEGDFIRVCVKDTGIGISAENQRRIFERFIKVDTFQQGTGLGLTISRTIIEALGGKIGVDSEEGVGSTFWFTLPLDTKRTDIELSPDIPVQSEETPRSDRHHSILIAEDVYENYFLLETLFGKQYQLYHALNGQEAIDMFETYHPDLILMDIKMPVMDGFEATRRIRTLSKTIPIIALTAFAFEREKEIAKQCEFTDYVVKPIDIKELKKLIVKVLA, from the coding sequence ATGAATAACATTCATTCCAATACAACATTTCTTAATGAGGCTATAGACAAGAAGACCGATGTAGAAGATGAAAAGACCGACTTGATTTTGGCCAATATGATTGATTTGCGAAAAACGATGTCGGATGTATTGTCACTTCTTCTTGGAGCCAAAAAAAACTCGGTTATTGACCAAGCGCTATTCCGCATCTTACAATTTTTCGATGTGGATCGGGTGTATATCGGAACATTTGACGAACAAACTCATACTGTTGATTTTACGAATGAAGTTACTTGTGATGGCATTATCTCTATGCGAGAGGATTTACTGCGTCAACTCCCGCAAGACGAGATTCCTTGGTGGTACGACAGTATCAAAAAGGGCATGGATATCGTTATTCATGATGTCTCTAAAATGCCGGAAGAGGCGAAGAGTGAGCAGCATCTTCTGATTTTGCAAGAGGTTTCATCCTTATTAGTCATCCCTATTTTCAAGCAAGGCAAACCATCCGGATTTATCGGCTTTGATTCTGTAAAAAAGAAACGGAACTGGAGTGCCTTAGATATAGAGAACTTACATATGTTGGCTGATATCCTTTCCATAGCCATTGAAAGAGGGGAAGTTCAAGGATTAGTAGAACATACGGCTATGCAAGTCATGAAAAGCGAGACGAAGTTTAAGATCATTTTCGACAAGATGCCTTGGGGCGCCGAACTTTATGATGAGAATGGAGTGTTGGTAGATATCAACCAAGCGGATCTCGATATTTTTGGTGTTACCCGTGAGCAGGCCGTGGGACTGAATATGTTCGAGAATCCTAATATCCCGAAATATGTAAACCAAAGCCTCAAAAACGGAAAAGATATATTCTTTCCTCTTAATTATGATTTCAAGGTTGCTTCTCAAAACGGCTATTACGATAGTCATCATGATTCTAAAACAAAGCATCTGTTGGTAAAAGGAGTCACATTAAAAGACTCTCTTGATAATATATTCGGCTATATTTATATTGTATTCGACGATACCGAGAATCACATCAAGCGGGAACAAATCGAAAATAGCCTAGCCCGGCTAAAAGTATCAGTAGATACCGGGGATTCCATTCTTTGGGAATACGATGTAGAGAATGATAAATTGACCGTAGATTTTGGCCTCAATGAAGACATTAATAATAATGAGGGGCTAAAAGCGATTCATGATTACAACTTCAAGAATCAAGAAGACTATAAATCCTCAATCCATCCGGATGATTTTGACCGGGTATATAATAAACAGTTCAAACCTCTCCTGCAAGGGAAGATCAATAACTTCGTAGCGGCCTACAGGCGTATCCTCAATGGCAAAACATTCTGGTTCAACTCCAATGTACGCTCCTATAAATTCAACGATGACGGAACGCCTAACAGGATCGTAAGCTATACCTCCAACATAACCCAGCAACGGGAAAAGGAGATCGAGCTAATCAAGGTAAAGGAAGCTGATAAATTGAAGTCCGCATTCTTGGCGAATATGAGTCATGAGATACGCACGCCGCTGAACGCTATCGTCGGGTTCTCAAATATAATCGCCGAGATTGATGATGAGGTAGAGCGTCAATCTTATTTAGATATCATTCATAAAAACAATGATTTGCTACTGCAACTGATCGATGATATCCTTGATTTCTCTAAAATCGAGGCGGGAACCATGGATTATCATTTCGAGGAAGTGGACATCAAGGATATATGTGGCGAAATCGCATTGGCAGACTCTATAAAGATGCCTTCAGACGTGGTTCTTATCTTTGATCTCGGCTCCCCATCCGTAATCGTTAAAACCGATGAGCGGAGGGTTATGCAAGTGATATCTAATTTCGTGAATAACGCTATCAAATTTACCACAAAAGGAAGTATCACGATTTATTATGAGATAGAAGGGGATTTTATCCGAGTCTGCGTGAAAGATACAGGTATCGGTATCTCCGCGGAAAACCAAAGACGTATATTCGAGCGATTCATCAAGGTAGATACTTTCCAGCAAGGTACGGGATTGGGATTAACCATCAGCCGAACCATTATCGAGGCATTAGGAGGTAAAATCGGCGTAGACTCTGAAGAAGGGGTGGGTTCCACTTTTTGGTTCACTCTGCCTTTGGACACAAAACGGACTGATATTGAGCTTTCACCGGATATCCCCGTCCAATCCGAAGAAACGCCCCGTTCAGATAGGCATCATTCCATCTTAATCGCCGAGGACGTTTATGAGAATTATTTCCTTTTGGAAACCTTGTTTGGCAAGCAATACCAACTTTATCATGCGCTAAACGGGCAAGAGGCTATCGATATGTTCGAGACATATCATCCGGACCTAATCCTGATGGACATAAAAATGCCGGTTATGGACGGATTCGAAGCGACTCGCAGAATCCGCACCTTATCCAAGACCATTCCGATCATAGCGCTCACGGCATTCGCTTTCGAAAGGGAAAAGGAGATCGCCAAACAATGTGAATTCACGGATTATGTAGTGAAGCCCATTGATATAAAAGAACTAAAGAAATTAATCGTTAAGGTATTGGCATAA
- a CDS encoding GH92 family glycosyl hydrolase, with protein sequence MKTKLKTSMALLASVFLWVSCAGGGGTSPSAMDPVDYVNPYMGNISHLLVPTFPTVHLPNSMLRVYPERADFTGDRLGGLPIIVTNHRERSAFNLCPYQGDESGLRPVIAYSYDREKILPYRYQVYLDNEEIDVDFAPSHQSAVYSLTFEKEGPAYLVFNSRNGQLQVNGNAVSGYQYIDKKTKVFLYAETNQKPVKAGVLSNGSVNYNETSVEGINAAIALSFGEDVKKLGVRYGISFISEEQAKKNLEREIAAYDVDVVAKIARNDWNDALGKIQVQGGTKDEKTVFYTSLYRCYERPINLSEDGHYYSAFDGKIHEDGGRSFYTDDWIWDTYRATHPLRVLIDNERENDIINSYLLMAEQMGTDWMPTFPEVTGDTRRMNSNHAVATVIDAYRKGLRGFELEKAYIACKKGIEEKTLIPWSAAPAGWLDDFYKEHGYIPALRPGEKETVPNVSIWEKRQPIAVTLGTSYDEWCLSQIAQELGKKDEADYYLRRSYNYRNVFNPETGFFHPKDKDGKFIYPLDYRYDGGLGARDYYDENNGYIYRWDVQHNIGDLISLIGGNEAFTSALDSMFNTPLGMSKWQFYSTLPDHTGNVGMFSMANEPSLHIPYLYNYAGKPWMTQKRIRTLLNQWFRNDLMGVPGDEDGGGMSAFVVFSQMGFYPVTPGSPTYNIGSPMFTDVKVDMGNGNTFEIRANNASDENKYVQSAKLNGVTLNQPWFNHSDIAAGGLLELEMGPKANKEWGLGTPPPSAAPMPK encoded by the coding sequence ATGAAGACAAAGCTTAAAACTTCGATGGCCCTTTTGGCTTCCGTTTTCCTGTGGGTGTCATGTGCCGGTGGCGGAGGGACTTCTCCTTCTGCGATGGACCCGGTGGATTACGTGAATCCTTATATGGGAAACATCAGCCATTTATTGGTGCCTACTTTCCCGACCGTGCATTTGCCGAACAGTATGCTACGTGTATATCCGGAGCGTGCGGACTTCACGGGTGACCGTCTGGGCGGTTTGCCTATTATCGTGACAAACCATCGTGAGCGTTCTGCGTTCAATTTATGCCCTTATCAAGGTGACGAATCCGGCTTGCGACCCGTGATCGCTTATAGCTATGACCGGGAGAAGATTTTGCCGTACCGTTATCAGGTATATCTGGATAATGAGGAAATCGACGTGGACTTCGCCCCGTCCCATCAAAGTGCCGTATATTCGCTCACTTTCGAGAAAGAGGGACCGGCTTATCTGGTATTTAACAGCCGTAACGGACAGCTACAAGTAAATGGTAACGCCGTAAGCGGTTATCAATATATAGATAAGAAAACGAAAGTCTTTTTATATGCCGAGACGAACCAGAAGCCTGTGAAAGCGGGGGTATTGTCGAACGGCAGTGTCAACTATAACGAGACTTCCGTGGAAGGTATCAATGCCGCTATCGCCCTTTCCTTCGGGGAGGACGTGAAGAAACTTGGCGTTCGCTACGGTATCTCTTTTATCAGCGAGGAACAGGCGAAGAAGAATCTGGAGCGTGAGATCGCCGCTTACGACGTGGATGTGGTAGCGAAGATCGCCCGCAACGATTGGAACGACGCTTTAGGTAAAATACAAGTACAAGGCGGTACCAAGGATGAGAAGACCGTATTCTATACCTCTTTATATCGTTGCTACGAACGCCCGATAAACTTGAGCGAGGACGGACATTATTACAGTGCTTTCGACGGAAAGATCCATGAGGATGGCGGACGGTCTTTCTATACGGACGACTGGATTTGGGATACCTACCGTGCTACACATCCCCTGCGTGTCTTGATCGATAATGAGCGTGAGAACGATATCATCAACTCTTATCTCCTGATGGCGGAGCAGATGGGTACCGATTGGATGCCTACCTTCCCGGAGGTGACAGGAGATACACGCCGTATGAACTCAAACCATGCTGTCGCTACCGTGATCGACGCTTACCGCAAGGGCTTGCGTGGGTTTGAGCTGGAAAAAGCCTATATCGCTTGTAAGAAAGGTATCGAGGAAAAGACCTTGATCCCGTGGTCTGCCGCTCCCGCCGGTTGGTTGGATGATTTCTACAAGGAACATGGCTATATTCCCGCATTGAGACCGGGAGAGAAAGAGACGGTGCCTAACGTATCCATTTGGGAAAAACGTCAGCCGATCGCCGTGACTTTAGGTACTTCGTATGATGAATGGTGCTTGTCCCAGATCGCTCAAGAATTGGGAAAGAAAGACGAGGCGGATTATTATTTGCGTCGCTCTTACAATTACCGGAACGTATTTAATCCGGAGACAGGTTTCTTCCATCCGAAAGATAAGGATGGCAAGTTTATCTATCCATTGGATTACCGTTATGATGGCGGTCTAGGTGCCCGTGATTATTACGATGAGAATAACGGATATATTTATCGTTGGGACGTACAGCATAATATCGGTGACTTGATCTCTTTGATCGGAGGCAATGAGGCGTTTACCTCTGCCTTGGATTCCATGTTCAATACGCCGCTGGGTATGTCTAAATGGCAATTCTATTCCACGCTTCCGGATCATACGGGTAACGTAGGTATGTTCTCTATGGCGAATGAGCCGAGCTTGCATATCCCGTACTTGTATAATTATGCGGGTAAGCCTTGGATGACCCAGAAACGTATTCGTACCTTATTGAATCAATGGTTCCGCAATGATTTGATGGGTGTGCCGGGCGATGAGGACGGTGGTGGTATGTCCGCTTTCGTTGTTTTCAGCCAGATGGGATTCTATCCGGTGACTCCGGGTTCTCCTACCTATAATATCGGTAGCCCGATGTTTACCGACGTGAAAGTGGATATGGGTAACGGCAATACGTTCGAGATCCGTGCGAATAACGCATCCGATGAGAATAAATACGTACAATCCGCTAAGTTGAACGGCGTAACCTTGAACCAGCCTTGGTTCAATCATAGCGATATCGCCGCTGGTGGTTTGTTAGAGTTAGAGATGGGGCCGAAAGCGAATAAGGAATGGGGATTGGGAACGCCTCCTCCTTCTGCCGCTCCGATGCCTAAGTAA